A region from the Cannabis sativa cultivar Pink pepper isolate KNU-18-1 chromosome 9, ASM2916894v1, whole genome shotgun sequence genome encodes:
- the LOC115712109 gene encoding protein PIN-LIKES 2 encodes MEIFTSSLMREKVKSDADILSAVLPLLKFLSLSIFGLVLSQPKIQLIPKATLKLLSKLVFALFLPCLIFTNLGPSINLNHIIQWWFIPVNVIISTVTGCILGLLVALICRPPAQYFRFTVIMTGFGNTGNLPLAVITSVCHSKDNIFGPHCHSSGVAYVAFSQWVAVFLVYTLVYHMMEPPLEFYEIVDEEGGSEIEELSEGIEEIAVNDLSSTLLVEAEWPGMEDRETEHCKTPLIARVFNNNNISGEAEVTVPKFDTEGKVSIRCLAEPSIVRRIRIVVERTPISHILQPPTIASLLAIVIGMFPTAQAVIYNKDSLFSILTDSLDILAEAMVPSAMLVLGGMLAEGPNRSDLGMRTTIGIVVARLFVLPLLGIGIVSCADRFNFLIPGDQLYRFVLLLQYTTPSAILLGAIASLRGYAVKEASAVLFWQHVVAVFSFSLYIILYFKFFLSSS; translated from the coding sequence ATGGAGATTTTCACGAGTTCATTAATGAGAGAAAAGGTGAAATCTGATGCAGATATTTTGAGTGCCGTTTTGCCTTTATTGAAGTTCTTATCTCTATCCATCTTTGGCTTAGTTCTCTCTCAACCAAAGATTCAACTCATCCCAAAAGCAACTCTTAAACTTCTAAGTAAGCTTGTGTTTGCTCTCTTCTTACCATGCTTGATCTTCACAAATCTTGGTCCTTCCATTAATCTCAATCACATAATTCAATGGTGGTTCATTCCTGTAAACGTGATTATAAGCACAGTCACTGGCTGCATACTAGGCTTACTTGTAGCACTCATATGTCGGCCTCCGGCGCAGTACTTTCGGTTCACCGTCATCATGACCGGGTTTGGTAACACGGGTAATCTTCCTCTTGCTGTGATTACATCCGTATGTCATAGTAAAGATAACATTTTTGGTCCTCATTGTCATAGTTCTGGCGTGGCTTATGTCGCATTTTCTCAATGGGTTGCTGTTTTTCTTGTATACACTCTTGTTTATCACATGATGGAACCTCCATTAGAGTTCTATGAAATTGTGGATGAAGAAGGAGGGTCTGAGATTGAGGAATTAAGTGAAGGTATTGAGGAAATAGCTGTTAATGATCTGAGTAGCACACTTCTTGTGGAGGCTGAATGGCCAGGAATGGAAGATAGGGAGACAGAACACTGCAAAACTCCATTGATTGCCAGAGTTTTCAATAACAACAATATCTCTGGGGAAGCGGAAGTAACTGTTCCGAAATTTGATACTGAGGGAAAGGTTTCAATTCGGTGTTTGGCTGAGCCAAGCATTGTCAGGAGAATAAGAATTGTTGTGGAAAGAACACCAATTTCTCACATACTTCAGCCCCCAACAATTGCTTCCTTATTGGCCATTGTTATTGGAATGTTTCCAACAGCACAGGCTGTGATTTACAACAAGGATTCTCTATTCTCTATACTAACAGACAGTTTGGATATTCTGGCTGAGGCAATGGTGCCATCGGCTATGCTTGTTCTTGGAGGAATGCTTGCTGAGGGTCCAAACAGATCTGATCTGGGAATGAGAACCACAATTGGTATTGTTGTTGCAAGGCTTTTTGTTCTTCCACTGCTCGGAATTGGAATAGTCTCTTGCGCCGATCGATTCAATTTCTTGATCCCCGGCGATCAACTGTACAGGTTTGTTCTGTTGCTGCAATACACAACACCAAGTGCCATACTCTTGGGAGCCATTGCTAGCCTGAGAGGCTATGCAGTCAAAGAGGCTTCTGCAGTTTTGTTTTGGCAGCATGTTGTTGCTGTCTTCTCTTTTTCACTGTACATAATTCtctattttaagttttttctttcttcttcctaa